A single window of Oerskovia paurometabola DNA harbors:
- a CDS encoding response regulator, with the protein MGTTPDPIRVFLLDDHEVVRRGVAALLEAEDDITVVGEAGTAASALTRIRAVRPDVAVLDVRLPDGSGVEVCRDVRSEMPEIGCLMLTSFADDEALFQAVLAGASGYVLKQIHGSDLVGAVRTIAGGGSLLDPVSTARILDRLRTPQAQEVDRLEGLSPQERQIVDLIGEGMTNRQIGERLFLAEKTVKNYVSHILSTLGLQRRTQVAVLATEMRTEDRPRG; encoded by the coding sequence ATGGGCACCACCCCCGACCCGATCCGGGTCTTCCTGCTCGACGACCACGAGGTCGTCCGCCGCGGCGTCGCCGCCCTCCTCGAGGCCGAGGACGACATCACGGTCGTCGGCGAGGCAGGCACCGCCGCCTCCGCGCTGACCCGTATCCGCGCCGTCCGACCCGACGTGGCCGTGCTCGACGTGCGCCTGCCCGACGGCTCGGGCGTCGAGGTCTGCCGTGACGTGCGCTCCGAGATGCCGGAGATCGGCTGCCTCATGCTCACGTCCTTCGCGGACGACGAGGCGCTGTTCCAGGCGGTCCTCGCCGGCGCCTCGGGCTACGTCCTCAAGCAGATCCACGGCTCGGACCTCGTGGGGGCCGTGCGGACCATCGCGGGTGGCGGCTCGCTGCTCGACCCGGTCAGCACGGCGCGCATCCTCGACCGGCTGCGCACGCCGCAGGCCCAGGAGGTCGACCGCCTCGAGGGGCTCTCGCCGCAGGAGCGCCAGATCGTCGACCTCATCGGCGAGGGCATGACGAACCGGCAGATCGGCGAGCGCCTGTTCCTCGCGGAGAAGACGGTCAAGAACTACGTGTCGCACATCCTCTCGACGCTCGGGCTGCAGCGCCGCACGCAGGTCGCGGTCCTCGCGACCGAGATGCGCACGGAGGACCGCCCACGCGGCTGA
- a CDS encoding type II toxin-antitoxin system PemK/MazF family toxin — MIRGAVYRVDLGAPRGHEQGGRRYGLVLSPSEMNWSVATIVPTSTSARPATFRPELVIDGQQTLLLVDQIRTVDTAYLVGDPVDYLNHDELTTVEQAVIHYLGLV, encoded by the coding sequence GTGATCCGCGGCGCCGTCTACCGGGTCGACCTCGGTGCCCCGCGGGGGCACGAACAGGGCGGGCGTCGGTACGGGCTCGTCCTCTCGCCCTCGGAGATGAACTGGTCGGTGGCGACCATCGTGCCGACCTCGACCAGCGCCCGACCGGCGACGTTCCGGCCCGAGCTGGTCATCGACGGGCAGCAGACCCTGCTCCTGGTCGACCAGATCCGGACCGTGGACACCGCCTACCTGGTGGGAGACCCCGTCGACTACCTCAACCACGACGAGCTCACCACGGTGGAGCAGGCCGTCATCCACTACCTCGGGCTGGTGTGA
- a CDS encoding bifunctional phosphatase PAP2/diacylglycerol kinase family protein, with translation MSSAPVPPPQTPRRKPRFTGLVKPHEAFPAVARLDRRMNDRTYRRQLGPRADAALVRLTTAANHSVLWMGLGAGLAATGARGRRAAVRGLVSVAAASATANLLGKGLFGGDRPSADPLPLVRRLRRYPTTPSFPSGHSATAGAFAAGVALEWPAAGLVVAPVAGAVMYSRLHVGAHWFSDVVGGAALGVGLAVLGRWLVPSPPGPEPDVPAGPPTDVPALPDGEGLFVVVNTAAGSGRILKEDPLEVLRRDLPKARVHVLAEGDDLREIYDRAAKGEGAGGSDGDSGARPARALGISGGDGTVATAAAAAREHDLPLVVLPGGTLNHFAKAADLTSMTATVRAVQAGSGVNVDVAELRVDGQDPMTVLNTFSLGIYPELVSQRERAEKRLGKWPATVWATSRVLRSATPLRVSVDGVVGSYWSFFAGVNKYVPQNLAPVERIRLDDGVLDVRTGRAEQRYSRARLFLETVAGGAASSLAGRVRRLERHLALDAWTTPDLSLRFGDGAPHDPVILAHDGETLELDGDQVTGATLTMVPGGLRIYAPTDPAAG, from the coding sequence ATGTCGTCCGCTCCCGTCCCGCCACCCCAGACCCCGCGACGGAAGCCGCGCTTCACGGGCCTCGTCAAGCCCCACGAGGCGTTCCCCGCCGTCGCCCGCCTCGACCGCCGCATGAACGACCGGACGTACCGGCGACAGCTCGGGCCCCGGGCGGACGCGGCCCTCGTGCGCCTGACGACCGCCGCGAACCACAGCGTCCTGTGGATGGGGCTCGGCGCGGGGCTGGCCGCGACCGGCGCGCGCGGCCGCCGGGCGGCGGTGCGGGGTCTCGTGAGCGTCGCCGCCGCGAGCGCGACCGCGAACCTGCTCGGCAAGGGCCTGTTCGGCGGCGACCGCCCTTCCGCCGACCCGCTGCCCCTCGTGCGGCGCCTGCGCCGCTACCCGACGACGCCGTCGTTCCCGTCGGGCCACTCGGCCACCGCGGGGGCGTTCGCCGCGGGCGTGGCCCTGGAGTGGCCCGCCGCCGGGCTGGTCGTCGCTCCTGTCGCGGGGGCCGTCATGTACTCGCGGCTGCACGTGGGCGCGCACTGGTTCTCGGACGTCGTCGGGGGCGCGGCGCTCGGGGTCGGGCTCGCGGTGCTCGGCCGGTGGCTCGTGCCCTCCCCACCGGGGCCCGAGCCGGACGTGCCCGCCGGACCGCCCACGGACGTGCCCGCGCTCCCCGACGGCGAGGGCCTGTTCGTCGTCGTCAACACGGCCGCAGGGTCCGGGCGGATCCTCAAGGAGGACCCGCTCGAGGTCCTGCGCCGCGACCTCCCGAAGGCGCGGGTGCACGTGCTCGCCGAGGGCGACGACCTGCGCGAGATCTACGACCGGGCGGCGAAGGGCGAGGGTGCCGGCGGGTCCGACGGCGACAGCGGGGCCCGCCCCGCCCGAGCCCTCGGGATCAGCGGTGGCGACGGGACCGTCGCGACCGCTGCCGCCGCAGCGCGCGAGCACGACCTCCCGCTCGTCGTCCTTCCCGGCGGCACGCTCAACCACTTCGCCAAGGCCGCCGACCTCACGTCGATGACCGCGACGGTCCGGGCCGTCCAGGCCGGGTCGGGGGTGAACGTCGACGTCGCCGAGCTCCGCGTCGACGGGCAGGACCCGATGACGGTCCTCAACACGTTCTCGCTCGGCATCTACCCCGAGCTCGTGTCGCAGCGCGAACGCGCCGAGAAGCGCCTGGGGAAGTGGCCAGCGACGGTCTGGGCGACGTCGCGCGTGCTGCGTTCCGCGACCCCGCTACGGGTGTCGGTCGACGGGGTCGTCGGGAGCTACTGGTCGTTCTTCGCGGGGGTCAACAAGTACGTCCCGCAGAACCTCGCGCCCGTCGAGCGCATCCGGCTCGACGACGGCGTGCTCGACGTCCGCACGGGGCGCGCCGAGCAGCGCTACAGCCGCGCACGCCTGTTCCTGGAGACGGTCGCGGGCGGAGCCGCGTCCTCGCTCGCCGGACGGGTCCGTCGACTCGAACGCCACCTCGCGCTCGACGCCTGGACCACGCCCGACCTGTCGCTCCGGTTCGGTGACGGCGCCCCGCACGACCCCGTGATCCTCGCGCACGACGGCGAGACGCTCGAGCTCGACGGTGACCAGGTCACCGGCGCGACGCTCACCATGGTCCCCGGCGGCCTGCGGATCTACGCGCCGACCGACCCGGCTGCGGGCTGA
- a CDS encoding 1-acyl-sn-glycerol-3-phosphate acyltransferase: MIRRALARAYWAVSRWTLRTEQPPTDRPGILIGAPHTSNWDFVLMLAISTSVGVRVRWLGKHTLFKGVMGPFARALGGIPVDRTDPSLVVDDIVSRVRRGEVFSLVITPEGTRSKGEYWKSGFYRIAREAGMPVTLGYVDRTTMTAGLGPTLELTGDVRADMDLVRAFYADKAGFDPSRRTEPRLREEDRPAPDAATGEAGSTA; the protein is encoded by the coding sequence ATGATCCGCCGCGCCCTGGCGCGCGCCTACTGGGCCGTGAGCAGGTGGACGCTGCGTACCGAGCAGCCCCCGACCGACCGGCCCGGCATCCTCATCGGCGCCCCGCACACGTCCAACTGGGACTTCGTGCTCATGCTCGCGATCTCGACGAGCGTGGGCGTGAGGGTCCGCTGGCTCGGCAAGCACACCCTGTTCAAGGGTGTCATGGGGCCGTTCGCGCGAGCGCTCGGCGGGATCCCCGTGGACCGGACCGACCCGAGCCTCGTCGTCGACGACATCGTGTCGCGGGTCCGCAGGGGTGAGGTGTTCTCGCTCGTCATCACGCCCGAGGGGACGCGCAGCAAGGGCGAGTACTGGAAGTCGGGCTTCTACCGGATCGCGCGCGAGGCGGGCATGCCCGTGACGCTCGGGTACGTGGACCGCACGACCATGACCGCGGGCCTGGGCCCCACGCTCGAGCTCACGGGGGACGTGCGCGCCGACATGGACCTGGTCCGCGCCTTCTACGCGGACAAGGCCGGGTTCGACCCGTCGCGTCGCACCGAGCCGCGCCTGCGCGAGGAGGACCGTCCCGCGCCGGACGCGGCCACGGGAGAAGCCGGCTCGACCGCCTGA